acgaaagaatgatttatcttgttgtttttcaattttatttcatgtattgtattgctaagggactagcaatatgtatgtttgggggtgtgataagcgtcgaatgttacacattcaagccccttaacttatatatattaattccttagcattgttatttgtttgattttgtgttgttttattattttcaggttttaaataaagatacaattaattccattgattttgggcttaaagtacactttgagaagacctagaagatatgtttaagcttaaccaatcataatagaatacctatatgatgtggttaagtttaatcaaatcaagtgaaggattaaatcggaatttctccactaagagtcaaaatcggattggattcaaatttggattctgcacatgtctcagtatttggatcataaattttgagtcagatatcggattgcaatgaaattggtggagttggaaagctaataaaaaatacaacaaatatgacagaaatagcttttccctaattcgaaaatttactatgtcaaaatcgccGCGAAATAAaggaccgcaattctggccgaatttggaatccttttcctacttggattgaagtttcaatctcttacttggacaagaagactcaagcgatttttctggaattccaagggcttctaggacttgtgtgctccctataaatagacccctaagcttcaagatgAGGTGTGCTtagtgcttgggcttgtgcttagatttagacagaaaattcttctcggaggcctgacaagttgaagaggagaagaacatggcaggaggccatcccagcactacgatgagcggctaaattcctaatagggtgttgatgtagccatttccaggTAACAATggtttagtttgggattttctctatggatgatggttgtataactgtgagaattgattttaatgtttatattcaatcattatgaaattcttatcttgtcttagaaagtcttttatattgattgaattcaatccttcatattttctgtaattatgtgaatgattgacatacaacggttttaattgatatatgatcaagaggattagatagaccatgcctaggggagacggattgtactacaccctagtttagtgtaatttaggtagacagactgtgccaaccgaagatgagttatactattccattgattatgtgtatatcctattaaagacgtaggtagtccatgcctagggaagatgggtcgtaccgcatcttagtggttaggtggacggtctgtgccaaccgaagatggattatacttattctttagaggtaatttcttgactactcgagtaaGACGAGtcttatatcatgcatagtatgaattttccttattaatttatgattgaccattgttatgcggtgagtggtgaaatcaatcccctattctttatctcgtccctactatctttaaatttatgtcttttacttttatgcatttatttttagaaaacaaaaaccaaatcaaacatatttttaattaagttatatttaatctcaaaaagcttgataacaacacatacgcagtccttgaagttcgacaccctctctatagccttatcctacaaggatttgtcctattgcgagtagttatttattattgatatattttggtaaacaaaagaccacatcaaagacaacaagagaaaatatgcggatagaaaatatatggttccacaaacagaatgcaaagcataAACTAGTTATGGCAatataaacaatgcaatgcaaccatacttgacatgcactaagatttatgaaccaaaatcctagacaTGGTGAGACTGCAGCTTTATtaggtaagtccactcccccttaaggagcaaatggtctcatccttccttaccaaTACCTTATTTACCTGAGAGGCAGGgttgtaagccatgtccaaattgTTCAATCTGACTAGGAAACTTTctatcatgttgacaagcccttcatagatCTAATTCTTCTTGGGCTTAGGAGGCTTCACTCTAAAGCATTTGGtcttgatgtggccatacttaccacagtgacgGCATGAGGGGGAACCCTTTTGAGGATATTGCCATTTTTGTTGAAAAGCATGATAAGGCATgtaaggtttagagctagacttacctgccTTTGGCTCTTGTTTCTTGATTCGAGGCTTCTGATGCCGGATCTGATGATAGTGTGGCCTAATGCGTCCTGTgacaccacaatgatggcaGGTAAGCTGACTTTGTTTGTTGAAATACTTCTTGACAGGCTTTGCaattttaaggttagcattcttacacaaaacaaaactcttaccttcttgagataaatgtctcctatgaggtctgtgagatttcaacaaataacaatttggtctaatatgaccaatcttcccacaaatGACAAATAgaaacaaacttaccttgtgtacctgattccttggatttagACTTCACACAGtcaattaagcaagaatttttataattatctaaacaagctgtatctactatcacaagcttaataacTATAGAATCTAgttgtgaagtagaagtactcaaatTAGGCtggttagaaatatctgtatgaatacaaagcatgctttttaaattatcactagagaatttttttcaagagattttcagattcttttaatttattctcaagtgtatcaatagtgttaaacaacatggtattcccagatttcaaagagtcaatcaaagcatgtgatttagacaatttaatgattaaagactctttttttttgcttaacctttttgagctctttattagaatttttactcaatttaagaaaaaccTCAAGAAactcattatcagaattctcttcagatagctgagaagaattcatgataaaatgtgtcaacaaaaatatggatcacactcaggaaattaatccaaacatgagcgtacccgctctgataccaattgaaaaataagacTCCTTATTTACTGAGTCTGTGTgatcaatgtgtaacaaaatatctaaaatgcggaatttaaataagacaaatattttgttaaagaagtgaaaactcaattaagagaaaaaccacttcagggcagccaaatccaagaattccattattcagaaaacaaagttaGTAACAatgcagtaacactcacataccccgatgcagcgatcataccttgcactctgacgtgtacctatacacgaacgcttcccaaccaggtctcctaccttaagtggtcttcaatggatttgtttagcttagggctcctccctgaaggggtcttcaatggattcctttaacttagggctcctccctaagttaGACTTTACAAGATCAAGAATCACATAGCGGGCAACTCTTAAAGAGCTAGTAGACTTTCACTATTtttacctaaacaccctctctaagctcaagagaattcaatactgaattctgtaaataatacatacctagagacctctatttataggctttagaaaacctaattcatcACTGATTCAGAATTTTCTCTGGGCGGCGTCTGGACGGCGGCATAGAGCGTCCGGaaggtgaactgtgcaaccgcctttccataacgcgcttcacgctctccatattaaggtcgtgtccggacgatgttgccctagcgttcggacggttacaagctgtcttcccaatccATGTTTGTAAAGGAAATCTGAATACTTCTTGAACTCTAACTGCCGTCCAAATGGTGTTTCCTtttcatccggacggatgcatgTTGAAACGCTGAGCTGTTTAGAAATTTCTCGAcacagatgggtgtccggacgcatCACTGgatcgtccggacagaagtAAAGGATCCGAATTTTGCTTAGTTGAAAactgcatagaatcttcttgaaactctgaaattgccttattgaagcttgtgacactgaaacttgtcatattaaggcattTTTcgtattagagaaataaacacTAAATACTTGAAGATTCTAAAATAATACAGCATCTttgtgaaaacaacaacattacatgatagtgattttgtcaacaaaatgtagccaataaaactaacaattttTATTGTATGGACTAACGAACGGGAATACCCACTGGACTGACAAATCCAGAAATCCTAACAATTGGCATgtcattcatttattttctctaatTCACGCTTTATAAAAGTCTTCAAATAAGGataaattctttcttgaccacaaaaattaaaattgttatcCAACATGCTAAAACCGACATTCAAATTATATTAATAGGGgaatttgatagaaaattttcaatcccaaaaaaatcaacataactaatttcaTTATTGCTCAACTGGAACCCTTCATTATGCgaactttcatcaaacacatggtagtaattattttcttcaataaatttgaTTGTATCAACCACAAAAGTTACCTCTTTCAATAAATCTTTTTCGTCAGGATAGATGTCATAAATTGGTAAAGAGACCCCCAAtctacaaaaaaatttcttcaacaaATTCATCTCCCTCCTTCACATGAGATGTGCTTGAGACTAGCTAACAACAGTCAAGGCAATGAGAGGCATAAAATTCTGAAAGCTCAACACTAAATCCTATGTCTCCATACTGCTTATCCTGAACACGTTGTTTCCGAATCAGAGCATGATTGTGATACGGGTTCTCGAAATTTGATTCTAAATCGCGACGGTCAATATTGCAATGCATCTCCATGTTTTGCGTCGCTAGACACGGGGTTAACTCCACAACCTGTTTCTGCAAGTCTTCAATCATCACATCTTGTACACTAGATTTATGGTAGGAGATTACCTCATTTGGAACCTATCAACTCCAACCACAACCATCAGTCATGAAAACTGATGAAAAATTACCCCAATGAGACACTAAGCTCTGTTGCCAATTAACGCGGGGAAGAAATAAGATTATTCTGACAACGTCTGATAGCAACAGATTTAATAATTGAATACTGGAAATGAATCtcaggaagaagaaaaataacagTTAGGGAAGAGAAATGGTCTAGTCGCCCCAATGAAGCAAATAGAGAATAACTCTGAAGACTGAAATATTATTGATACTAAAAAAGTGAATTGTTCCATTGAGTGTGTATCCCTTATATAGACTAAGATACACCCCTAATTTAACAaggtaaaaaacaaaaacaaaatctaaactaaactaaactaaacaaatcctaattggaaaaggaaaactaaaacacatgCATAAATGGAAGAAGGAAAATCTATTcataatggaaaaggaaaaaccaaatccttattgaaaatgaaaactacaacacatatgcataaataaaataaaaacaacaccAATGTTGTTCTTCTCATGTGTCACAACTACAAGAGTTGAATACTTAATAATTTTCTCATACGCTTTATTTATAGCTCAATGGCTTTATATAGAGATTACATGAAAGAAATAGACTTGAATAGAAATACATGAATATAAGATAACTAATGAAATATAACTACTAATTTACTAAAGTCCTAATGAGATAATATCTCTTATTCTCAATTAAGAGAGTCTTCCAGACTCCTTCTGGCGTAGGGTTGTACACCCTAACAGAATGTGGCAGATTATTAAATCAAAGATACACTTGTTTCAAAGTCCACTTCAATCTAAAATCTAGATATTCAACTAATTAAAATAAGTCCCATTGACAAGAGCACTAGGAAATTAAGAAACACGTACAGCCACCTTAGGAAGAGTTGATCTTCAAGCTAGCGTTTAATCTCCTGATCAGAATTGATACAACAAGTTCTCAAACACTTTCGTATGCGCAGATTGCAGAGCTATAGCAATTGATAAGCTGCCGTCATTAGTTGGACTTGGTAATATATACGACAGCCCCTCGTACGGAATCCCACCAGGCCCCATGAATATCGGCCTACCCCACCCGAAATCAGCATCATGGATTGGCAGCCTGCTCCAGCTAGTGATATTAAGATTTGGACATCGATAAGTATGAGCCCCACGAGCAAGAGCCGATAGGTCTGGCTGAAGCTCTAGATAGTCAAGCGTCGATTTCATATACTCGTCGTCCATCCGCGCCAATGCATTGTGAATCTTGCTTGCAGCATACGACGTCGGTTTAGACTGGAGATCACCTGCTAAAGCTATTGGAGTGGCCATGAAGATGGCATTGCCAAAGTAACCAGGCGGGAGTGGAGGACGCAATTTGGACCGTCCATCGACTGCAACGTACAATTTGGTCTCTTGATCGTCGGGAAGTTCACGTGCCTTGCTTACGCATTTCCACAGGTGACCTGACAGTATCTCATATGAGCTATAGTTGACTGTGTTGGTACCATCTTTAGACTTGGCTTTGAGCGCGTTCAGTTGGTCCCTAGTTATTTTGAACATTGAGACCGTTGTACTCACTATGGACTGAAGAGGGGTTTTCATCGGAGGGGAAGGCTGGTATTCAACGTGCTGGAATGCAGGTTGAGGTGGATTCCGGGCACGGAGAAGGGACCGGTTTATGAATGGTGGAATAGTTAGATCAAGTCCCCTAGCCATATCTGACCATGTGTTCACAAAGTGGAGCCCAGAAAACCCATCAGCAAGAATGTGTTGCGTACCGATACCAAGTGAGACCCCGCCGCATTTAAAATATGTTAcctgcatgcatgcatggagAAAATGTCAAAAGCATAGAGTTGGTAAGCTCAATTGGTCAACTGAAGTGAGTGGACGCACGCATGCAAGTTGAATAAACTCCACATATAACTGTTCTAATCATTACTTCAAATCTTTCTCTGTTTGgggttttagaaaataaaagaaaatttaaacgagctagagctcgagctcgtttattttataaatacttGTCGAATTTGAGTCGATCGAGTTCGAACCCCCTGAGAAAGCAACGAGCCGATGGTTTGAAAATTTCACCGAGGGACAAATGTTCTCCCTTTGCTTCCTTCTACAGGTCTGTCAAGagaaatagaagaaagaaagcgatggagagagagaaaggagagaaaaagcGAGGGAAGAAATAAGAGGCTTTTTGGAGGAATATGTTGTTTTCACAAAACTGTTGCGTTAGTTTCTTAATTTAAAcacctcttttatttttaaagtttagttatttaatttttgtcgTTATTATGGCCAATTTAGAATTTTAGAATTAGATTTAAATATTCTAGtgtaatattgttatattcaagttattatagaaaaattataatagTGTATTTGTAATGctcaaataaaattgaaaatttacaaTAGTCCATCATAATGCCCAAGTAACatcataatattttaaaaaaatatttgtatttatgTCGTAATAATACCGATATGAAAATACGAGCAAATATTACGATTAGTGGTCATAATGCCCAAATAACAATGCGATGACATAAATAGACCGTCATAATGCCCAAGTGACTTTACGACCTCCAAGATATATCGTTACTTTGCCGAAATAAACAATTAGAATATAGCAACATGCTTAAGATAACGAAAGAACTTGACcctgaatatttattttatgaattcatATAGTTATTTACTTTCGATGAgtgtgatgtgttttaaaatgttttgatattttatgaTATCAAATGAACAGCCTTATGATCATTTAGCTTTGATGTGTTTAATGTGTTTTAAGATGTTTTTAAATCAagatttatgaaatgaaatgttgACAATTACAACATGATTAACGAAAAGAAATAAATGGATTTAAGAAGGAAAAATGATAATGCATAGTGATGATAGCTAGGGGCGAGCccctaagaaaataaaaaagggcgAGTCCCTAAAACGATGAAAAGGGCTAGccccaagaaaataaaaagggacGAGTTACTAAGATAATGTATATGAGACTATTCCCATTATAAGAAGGGACGATTCCCAATGTATGAAGGAACGATTGCCTATAATTAATGAAGAGAACAATTATTTAGAAAGTTAATtagaacaaagaaaagaaaaagaaaaataaataaatttcattgcATATGTTTTATTGATGTTATGAATGGCTTTCTTGCTTTAACATGTGTGAACAACTAAGATTATGTGTAGCAAAAGAAAATGTcaagaaaaaagatatatatatatcaggaaCTTGGAGTGTAGACTTGGGATAAGTTTGTCTTGatagttggatttttttttttttttttttttttttttttttttttatgccgtatgtgatatatatatatatatatatatatatatatatatatatatatatatatatatatatatatatatatatatatatattgagaattTGTTCAGGATATTTTAATGCGTTATATAAGGCAATAGTAGTAATTTCTCAGctttggaaaaaaaagaaaggtcaGGCTATTACAGTTTGGTATCAAAGATGTTTGGCTCTAAAATCTTTATAAAATCCTtattaaaatttgataaaaacctTGTAGAAGCTTTAGAAATTAAAAGACCTACTtagtaaataatattataaacttGGAAAAGTCGATAAATATCTTGGAACTATGCCGCCTAGAAAACATGTACCGAGTGAGAGAAGCGGAACCGGAGGTACCGACTTTAATCTTAGTGATGGTGTTCCCCCATCGTCTATTACTAGATCTTACTAGATCTCTTGCTTGTGTTATAGCTATTAGCTATGTATGTAACATTTGTGTTAAGCTATAGACTATGGTATAATTAGTGTTAAGC
This DNA window, taken from Alnus glutinosa chromosome 5, dhAlnGlut1.1, whole genome shotgun sequence, encodes the following:
- the LOC133869723 gene encoding shikimate O-hydroxycinnamoyltransferase-like; translation: MMINVKKSTMVRPGGETPKRALWNSNLDLVVSRFHTPSVYFYRPTGAPNFFDASVLKEALSKVLVPFYPLAGRLKLDEDRRIEIDCNAEGVLFVEAETGSALDDLGNFAPTLELRQLIPAVDDSIGIRSFPLVVLQVTYFKCGGVSLGIGTQHILADGFSGLHFVNTWSDMARGLDLTIPPFINRSLLRARNPPQPAFQHVEYQPSPPMKTPLQSIVSTTVSMFKITRDQLNALKAKSKDGTNTVNYSSYEILSGHLWKCVSKARELPDDQETKLYVAVDGRSKLRPPLPPGYFGNAIFMATPIALAGDLQSKPTSYAASKIHNALARMDDEYMKSTLDYLELQPDLSALARGAHTYRCPNLNITSWSRLPIHDADFGWGRPIFMGPGGIPYEGLSYILPSPTNDGSLSIAIALQSAHTKVFENLLYQF